One Bacillota bacterium DNA segment encodes these proteins:
- a CDS encoding Lrp/AsnC family transcriptional regulator, translating to MVELDRTEREMILFLQEDGRMSFVDLAKRIGVTEGTIRRKFQRLVQEGIIHIAAVSDPFQIGFRTPALIGINVETHRHEDVVKALCAMPRVRYVAAATGDFDILVEAYFASNEELSRFLIEDLAAIDGIVDTATSLELRIFKQSFTWGIAGYRPERALAEKT from the coding sequence ATGGTGGAGCTGGACCGGACCGAGCGTGAGATGATTCTCTTCCTGCAGGAGGACGGCCGCATGTCCTTCGTCGATCTGGCCAAGCGGATCGGCGTCACCGAGGGGACCATCCGCCGGAAGTTCCAGCGCCTGGTCCAGGAAGGGATCATCCACATCGCCGCGGTCTCCGACCCCTTCCAGATCGGTTTCCGCACCCCGGCCCTGATCGGGATCAACGTCGAGACCCACCGCCACGAGGACGTGGTCAAGGCGCTCTGCGCCATGCCCAGGGTCCGGTACGTGGCCGCCGCCACGGGCGACTTCGACATCCTGGTCGAGGCCTACTTCGCCTCCAACGAGGAGCTGTCGCGCTTCCTGATCGAGGATCTGGCCGCCATCGATGGCATCGTGGACACCGCCACCTCGCTGGAGCTGAGGATTTTCAAGCAGAGCTTCACCTGGGGGATCGCCGGCTACCGGCCCGAGCGGGCGCTGGCGGAGAAGACGTAA
- a CDS encoding thymidine phosphorylase, producing the protein MSRPVDFIEAKKRGEEHPAGAIRAWIEAYMAGQVSDAQMAAWMMAVLWRGMSPAETAALTQAMAATGERLDLGSLPGPHVDKHSTGGVGDKVTLVAIPLLAALGLPVVKLSGHGLGHTGGTLDKLESIPGFRTRLEAEEALAQARRIGLVVAGHSARLAPADARMYALRDVTATVDSIPLITASILSKKLAGGADAVVIDVKVGSGAFMSREEEALRLARSLVATGRELGLTVHGVLTQMEQPLGRTVGNALEVREAVEALAGRAEPDLRACTEALAAEALLLSGRAPDQEAALAQVRQTWSRGAGLERLARMVEAQGGDPRVVEEPERLPLAPVEAELAAPASGWLERLDARRVGEAVMSLGAGRRREGDPVDHGVGAVVLAKVGQRVEKGQPLVRFLARDEEAARDAVRHVAAGVRVAEEPVPPLRPVLGIVRNPEDG; encoded by the coding sequence GTGAGCCGGCCCGTCGACTTCATCGAGGCGAAGAAGCGGGGCGAGGAGCATCCCGCAGGCGCCATCCGCGCCTGGATCGAGGCGTACATGGCCGGCCAGGTGAGCGACGCCCAGATGGCTGCCTGGATGATGGCGGTGCTCTGGCGGGGGATGAGTCCGGCGGAGACCGCGGCGCTGACGCAGGCGATGGCGGCCACGGGCGAGCGCCTCGATCTCGGCTCCCTCCCCGGGCCGCACGTGGACAAGCACAGCACCGGCGGCGTGGGCGACAAGGTGACGCTGGTGGCCATTCCCCTCCTGGCGGCGCTGGGCCTGCCGGTGGTCAAGCTCTCCGGCCACGGCCTCGGCCACACCGGCGGTACCCTGGACAAGCTGGAGTCCATCCCGGGCTTCCGCACCCGCCTCGAGGCGGAGGAGGCGCTGGCGCAGGCCCGCCGCATCGGCCTGGTGGTCGCCGGCCACTCCGCCCGGCTGGCGCCCGCCGACGCCCGCATGTACGCCCTTCGCGACGTGACCGCCACCGTCGACTCCATCCCCCTGATCACCGCCAGCATCCTCTCCAAGAAGCTGGCGGGCGGTGCGGACGCGGTGGTGATCGATGTCAAGGTGGGCTCCGGCGCCTTCATGAGCCGGGAGGAAGAGGCGCTCCGCCTGGCGCGGAGCCTGGTGGCCACGGGGCGGGAGCTGGGCCTGACCGTCCACGGCGTGCTGACCCAGATGGAGCAGCCGCTGGGCCGGACGGTGGGCAACGCCCTGGAGGTGCGTGAGGCCGTCGAGGCGTTGGCCGGGCGGGCCGAACCGGACCTGCGCGCCTGCACCGAGGCGCTGGCGGCGGAGGCGCTCCTGCTCTCCGGCAGGGCGCCGGACCAGGAGGCGGCGCTGGCCCAGGTGCGCCAGACCTGGTCGCGGGGCGCCGGCCTGGAGCGATTGGCGCGCATGGTCGAGGCGCAGGGCGGCGATCCGCGCGTGGTGGAGGAGCCGGAGCGCCTGCCGCTGGCGCCGGTCGAGGCCGAGCTGGCGGCTCCCGCCTCCGGCTGGCTGGAGCGGCTGGACGCCCGCCGCGTGGGCGAGGCGGTCATGTCGCTGGGAGCCGGCCGGAGGCGCGAGGGCGATCCGGTCGACCATGGCGTCGGCGCCGTGGTGCTGGCCAAGGTCGGGCAGCGGGTGGAGAAGGGGCAGCCGCTCGTCCGCTTCCTCGCCCGCGACGAGGAAGCCGCGCGGGACGCCGTGCGCCACGTGGCTGCCGGCGTCCGGGTGGCGGAGGAGCCGGTGCCGCCGCTGCGGCCCGTGCTGGGTATCGTGCGGAATCCGGAAGACGGGTAG
- a CDS encoding cytidine deaminase, with protein sequence MERLLKAAHQVALHAWAPYSRFRVGAALLDQEGRLFSGCNVEVASYRLTTCAEQAAVAAAVAAGARRIRALAVVSPDSPECLPCGGCRQTLAEFADPDLPVILERADGTPLLLRLEELLPRTFRLAPPGLRDARSDPEATRPGRGGGSR encoded by the coding sequence ATGGAACGACTGCTGAAGGCGGCGCACCAGGTGGCCCTCCACGCCTGGGCGCCGTACTCGCGTTTCCGCGTCGGGGCGGCGCTGCTCGATCAGGAGGGGCGCCTCTTCAGCGGATGCAACGTGGAGGTCGCCTCCTACCGGCTGACCACCTGTGCCGAACAGGCTGCGGTGGCGGCGGCGGTGGCCGCAGGCGCCCGGCGGATCCGGGCGCTGGCCGTGGTCAGCCCCGACAGCCCGGAATGCCTGCCTTGCGGCGGTTGCCGGCAGACGCTGGCGGAGTTCGCCGACCCGGACCTGCCCGTCATCCTGGAACGGGCCGACGGCACCCCTCTCCTCCTGCGACTGGAAGAGCTGCTCCCCCGCACCTTCCGGCTGGCACCGCCCGGGCTCCGGGACGCCCGATCCGACCCGGAGGCCACCCGCCCCGGCCGCGGGGGTGGTTCCCGGTGA
- a CDS encoding zinc ribbon domain-containing protein, whose translation MDEQQLLEEILRRCDEGGGKFSVPVQELAESLGVERSKLYYLLNKWREKGQIETRNRGRLGMEIGRPGSGVARLATRGRGRTGARGAARGRRGGQAAEVAAAVSDSRVYCPWCGSPVAEEWRFCYHCGNRLPAKEQVPGA comes from the coding sequence ATGGACGAACAGCAGCTGCTGGAGGAAATCTTGCGGCGATGCGACGAGGGCGGCGGCAAGTTCTCCGTCCCGGTGCAGGAGCTGGCTGAAAGCTTGGGCGTCGAGCGCAGCAAGCTCTATTACCTGCTCAACAAGTGGCGGGAGAAGGGCCAGATCGAGACGCGGAACCGCGGCCGGCTGGGCATGGAGATCGGTCGCCCGGGAAGCGGCGTGGCGCGGCTGGCCACCCGGGGTCGGGGCCGGACGGGCGCCCGCGGGGCTGCACGGGGCCGCCGTGGCGGACAGGCGGCGGAAGTGGCGGCGGCTGTTTCGGACAGCCGTGTCTACTGCCCCTGGTGCGGTTCGCCGGTGGCCGAGGAATGGCGCTTCTGCTACCACTGCGGGAACCGGCTGCCCGCGAAGGAGCAGGTCCCCGGCGCCTGA
- a CDS encoding lytic transglycosylase domain-containing protein, which produces MEDGEGLASQLAAAIRAGGTSMGPGEVSLVAETIVREGRRHQLDPWLIYAVIRHESGFNPEARGAAGEIGLMQILPSTARWIHRNLMGGGELQLSALFDPVTNVRYGTAYLARLIRQNGGDVALALTAYNAGSTWAAPSGYALAVLTIVDRVHHRLETPAPPAAAPARSDPPSPPSPSSRDRVPS; this is translated from the coding sequence GTGGAGGACGGCGAGGGGCTGGCCTCCCAGCTGGCGGCGGCGATCCGGGCGGGCGGCACCTCCATGGGCCCGGGAGAGGTCTCGCTGGTGGCCGAGACGATCGTGCGCGAGGGGCGGCGCCACCAGCTCGACCCCTGGCTGATCTACGCCGTGATCCGCCACGAAAGCGGCTTCAACCCGGAGGCGCGCGGCGCCGCCGGTGAGATCGGGCTGATGCAGATCCTCCCCTCCACCGCCCGCTGGATCCACCGGAACCTGATGGGCGGGGGCGAGCTGCAGCTCTCCGCCCTGTTCGACCCCGTCACCAACGTCCGCTACGGGACGGCCTACCTGGCGCGGCTGATCCGGCAGAACGGCGGCGACGTGGCCCTGGCGCTGACCGCCTACAACGCCGGCTCCACCTGGGCCGCCCCCAGCGGGTATGCCCTGGCGGTGCTGACCATCGTCGACCGCGTCCACCACCGCCTCGAGACGCCGGCGCCGCCGGCGGCCGCCCCGGCCAGGTCGGATCCCCCCTCACCCCCCAGCCCGTCCAGCCGCGACCGCGTGCCCAGCTGA
- a CDS encoding FAD:protein FMN transferase has product MGEWHGRAMATEIEIRTVEPPGAPAGVERLDEAARRALARFAEVERVCTRFQPDSPLMRFNRGGDGWQEVDPLLYRVVALAARARRRTGGRFDPRVLEALVRIGYDRTLPVGRGTLRLPAPQGRARPLRDSGWLQRRPRRRALRLRGAPLDLGGIGKGYAVRLAAREMAPVSGNFLVNAGGDLVCRGPGPEGDGWRVGVEDPRGGAAPVAVLAVRDRAVCTSSVRRRRWLAGDRPVHHLIDPRTGEPAASGLLAVTVVGADPAWCEVWSKALFVEGATGVRELAERERLAALWVTEEEELGWSSRMAPFLIWRAAA; this is encoded by the coding sequence ATGGGCGAGTGGCACGGCCGCGCCATGGCGACCGAGATCGAGATCCGCACCGTCGAGCCGCCGGGGGCCCCTGCGGGGGTGGAACGCCTGGACGAGGCGGCGCGCCGGGCGCTGGCCCGGTTCGCCGAGGTGGAACGGGTCTGCACCCGCTTCCAGCCCGACTCGCCGCTGATGCGGTTCAACCGGGGCGGCGACGGCTGGCAGGAGGTCGACCCGCTCCTCTACCGGGTGGTCGCCCTGGCGGCGCGGGCCCGGCGACGGACCGGCGGCCGCTTCGACCCGCGCGTGCTGGAGGCGCTGGTCAGGATCGGCTACGACCGGACGCTGCCGGTCGGGCGGGGAACCCTTCGCCTCCCCGCTCCCCAGGGCCGGGCACGGCCGCTGCGAGACTCCGGCTGGCTCCAGCGCCGGCCGCGACGGCGCGCGCTCCGGCTGCGGGGGGCGCCGCTCGACCTGGGCGGGATCGGCAAGGGCTACGCGGTCCGGTTGGCCGCGCGGGAGATGGCGCCCGTCTCGGGCAACTTCCTGGTCAACGCCGGGGGCGATCTCGTCTGCCGGGGCCCCGGACCGGAAGGGGACGGGTGGCGCGTGGGGGTGGAGGATCCGCGCGGGGGCGCGGCCCCGGTGGCGGTGCTGGCGGTCCGGGACCGGGCGGTCTGCACCTCCTCCGTCCGCCGCCGGCGCTGGCTGGCCGGTGACCGGCCGGTCCACCACCTGATCGACCCGCGGACCGGCGAGCCGGCCGCCTCCGGGCTCCTGGCGGTGACGGTGGTGGGCGCGGATCCGGCCTGGTGCGAGGTCTGGTCCAAGGCGCTCTTCGTGGAGGGGGCGACGGGGGTGCGGGAGCTGGCGGAGCGCGAGCGACTGGCCGCCCTCTGGGTGACGGAGGAAGAGGAGCTGGGCTGGAGCAGCCGGATGGCGCCCTTCCTCATCTGGAGGGCCGCGGCATGA
- the bshA gene encoding N-acetyl-alpha-D-glucosaminyl L-malate synthase BshA, which produces MRIAMVGYPAYGGSGVVASELGLALARRGHEVHFISYELPFRLRRPGTEVERLIRFHRVEVPRYPLFDYPPYELALTNKLVDVARRQRIDLFHVHYAIPHAAAAELAREILRPLRTPVVTTLHGTDISLIGRDPSFREVTAHSIRESDAVTAVSRWLADETVRQLGVPRPQVIPNFVDAEVYRRRPRRQLVKEWAAPGELVLCHVSNFRPVKRVQAVVRIFARVAASVPARLLMVGDGPELASAEAAVDALGVGERVRFLGRQDDVTALLGEADVLLLPSETESFGLVALEAMAAEAVVIASNRGGLPEVVVDGETGFLFPPEQEERMADVIVALARDPERRRAIGRAARRRAMEGFGVEQVVGSYERLYQSLAG; this is translated from the coding sequence ATGCGGATCGCCATGGTCGGCTACCCGGCGTACGGCGGGAGCGGCGTGGTGGCCAGCGAGCTGGGGTTGGCGCTGGCGCGGCGAGGTCACGAGGTCCACTTCATCAGCTACGAGCTGCCCTTCCGGCTTCGTCGCCCCGGGACGGAGGTGGAGCGCCTGATCCGCTTCCACCGCGTCGAGGTCCCCCGCTACCCGCTCTTCGACTACCCGCCGTACGAGCTGGCGCTGACCAACAAGCTGGTGGACGTGGCCCGCCGGCAACGGATCGACCTCTTCCACGTCCACTACGCGATCCCCCACGCGGCGGCCGCGGAGCTGGCGCGGGAGATCCTGCGGCCCCTGCGGACGCCGGTGGTGACCACGCTCCACGGAACCGACATCAGCCTGATCGGACGGGACCCTTCCTTCCGGGAGGTGACCGCGCACAGCATCCGGGAGAGCGACGCGGTCACCGCCGTCTCCCGCTGGCTGGCGGACGAGACGGTCCGCCAGCTGGGCGTGCCCAGACCCCAGGTCATCCCCAACTTCGTCGACGCCGAGGTCTACCGCCGCCGGCCGCGGCGCCAGCTGGTGAAGGAGTGGGCCGCGCCGGGCGAGCTCGTGCTCTGCCACGTCTCCAACTTCCGCCCCGTCAAGCGGGTGCAGGCGGTCGTCCGCATCTTCGCCCGAGTCGCGGCCTCTGTGCCGGCGCGGCTGCTGATGGTCGGCGACGGACCGGAGCTGGCCAGCGCCGAGGCGGCGGTGGACGCGCTGGGGGTGGGGGAGCGGGTCCGCTTCCTGGGGCGTCAGGACGACGTGACCGCGCTCCTGGGGGAGGCCGACGTGCTCCTCCTGCCGTCCGAGACCGAGAGCTTCGGACTGGTGGCGCTGGAGGCGATGGCCGCGGAAGCGGTGGTGATCGCCTCGAACCGGGGTGGGCTGCCGGAGGTGGTGGTGGACGGCGAGACCGGCTTCCTCTTCCCTCCGGAGCAGGAAGAGCGGATGGCCGACGTGATCGTGGCCCTGGCCCGGGACCCGGAACGCCGCCGTGCCATCGGTCGCGCGGCGCGCCGGAGGGCGATGGAGGGGTTCGGTGTGGAGCAGGTGGTGGGAAGCTACGAGCGTCTCTATCAGAGCCTGGCCGGGTGA
- a CDS encoding S-layer homology domain-containing protein, whose protein sequence is MTVRLYRPGLFRTLAVLLLAVLLAAGAPAGFASAQSPQSFTDIGGHWAEAYILAAQSAGVLTVPEDGKFRPDAATTREAFAVWMARALELQPVTPQKAPFVDWSSIPAEDRGLVAAAVQAGVLKGYPGGYFLPNRALNRAEMGVIFGRALEKLGVTPEPRYFWEFQDHDAIPAWANEASAAVKKNIITGRPSAPGQLALYAPFDATTRAETVTMLVRFMDVRFQLLGVQPPPKPAPTPGTILTGWASSGDLDSLDAGADRINWVITMGYTVDTSAGGAGTLVGSDSPALFQWARDHQKPLFFRVSLFGGPGIHRVLADPAAQQRLIQNILTVASRGYSGVNIDFEYLQNADRDLFTQFATTLAQRLHAQNLLLTIDLPWRDAASANSWGHDFDYAALGKVADYLIIMTYDQHYPGSAPGPVGSLPWMQQGLAWAVQQAPAQKILLGIPAYADDWAPGQPTRAWYIEGARNLIAKYGVQPIPHPDLGETQFFYTDSSGVRHEVWFTDNAGLAAKLGLVRQYGLAGAAIWKFGYETPDWWGVIRQALP, encoded by the coding sequence TTGACCGTTCGTCTCTACCGACCGGGTCTCTTCCGGACCCTGGCGGTTCTGCTCCTGGCCGTCCTGCTCGCGGCCGGCGCGCCGGCAGGTTTCGCCTCGGCCCAGTCGCCCCAGAGCTTCACCGACATCGGGGGGCACTGGGCCGAGGCTTACATCCTGGCCGCCCAGTCGGCCGGCGTGCTCACCGTCCCGGAGGACGGCAAGTTCCGTCCGGACGCGGCGACCACGCGCGAGGCCTTCGCCGTCTGGATGGCACGGGCCCTGGAACTCCAACCGGTGACGCCGCAGAAGGCGCCCTTCGTCGACTGGAGCAGCATTCCCGCCGAGGATCGGGGACTGGTCGCCGCGGCGGTCCAGGCGGGCGTCCTCAAGGGCTATCCGGGCGGGTACTTCCTGCCGAACCGGGCGCTCAACCGCGCCGAGATGGGCGTCATCTTCGGCCGGGCCCTCGAGAAGCTGGGCGTCACGCCGGAGCCGCGGTACTTCTGGGAGTTTCAGGATCACGACGCCATCCCCGCCTGGGCGAACGAGGCCAGCGCCGCGGTGAAGAAGAACATCATCACCGGCAGGCCCTCGGCGCCGGGCCAGCTGGCGCTCTACGCGCCCTTCGACGCCACCACCCGGGCGGAGACGGTCACGATGCTGGTCCGCTTCATGGACGTACGCTTCCAGCTCCTGGGCGTCCAGCCGCCGCCCAAACCGGCGCCCACACCGGGAACGATCCTGACCGGCTGGGCGTCCTCCGGCGATCTGGACTCGCTCGACGCGGGTGCCGACCGGATCAACTGGGTGATCACCATGGGATACACGGTGGATACTTCGGCGGGTGGAGCCGGCACGCTCGTGGGCAGCGACAGCCCGGCGCTCTTCCAGTGGGCGCGCGACCACCAGAAGCCGTTGTTCTTCCGGGTGAGCCTGTTCGGCGGTCCCGGCATCCACCGGGTGTTGGCCGACCCGGCCGCACAGCAGCGGCTGATCCAGAACATCCTGACCGTCGCCAGCCGCGGCTACAGCGGCGTCAACATCGACTTCGAGTACCTGCAGAACGCCGACCGGGATCTCTTCACCCAGTTCGCGACGACGCTGGCCCAGCGGCTGCACGCCCAGAACCTGCTCCTGACGATCGATCTGCCCTGGCGCGACGCAGCCAGCGCCAACAGCTGGGGTCACGACTTCGACTATGCTGCGCTGGGCAAGGTAGCCGACTACCTGATCATCATGACCTACGACCAGCATTACCCCGGCAGCGCTCCCGGACCCGTCGGCTCGCTTCCGTGGATGCAGCAGGGGCTCGCCTGGGCCGTCCAGCAGGCACCGGCGCAGAAGATCCTTCTCGGCATCCCGGCCTATGCCGACGACTGGGCGCCGGGCCAGCCCACCAGGGCCTGGTACATTGAAGGCGCGCGCAACCTGATCGCGAAGTACGGCGTCCAGCCCATTCCGCATCCCGACCTGGGCGAGACGCAGTTCTTCTACACCGATAGCAGCGGCGTCCGGCACGAGGTCTGGTTCACCGACAACGCCGGCCTGGCGGCCAAGCTGGGCCTGGTGCGACAATACGGGTTGGCGGGTGCTGCCATCTGGAAGTTCGGCTATGAGACGCCGGACTGGTGGGGCGTGATCCGGCAGGCACTGCCCTGA